The following are from one region of the Lentimicrobiaceae bacterium genome:
- a CDS encoding DUF1684 domain-containing protein has translation MKTIILTLTVGLFISNHLKAQTDMQTIQQHSQQVENYREMRNEQLINPATTPLTSSQIEKYTGLKYFSVEYKYRIIAQFAPAAAQTKVSMRTTAGGKYELVKYGTATFNYEGKSYALDVFVNNNLPEFQSGSQQLFIPITDLTSGKETSATGRYVPVEAAANGSMVIDFNLAFNPYNAYNSAIYSIIPPDSNNMSMLLDSGERKYEDR, from the coding sequence ATGAAAACAATCATTCTGACATTGACGGTGGGACTATTTATAAGTAATCACCTTAAAGCTCAAACAGATATGCAAACAATTCAACAACACAGCCAGCAGGTTGAAAATTACAGGGAGATGAGAAACGAACAGTTAATCAATCCGGCAACCACACCCCTGACATCATCGCAAATTGAAAAATATACGGGGCTCAAATACTTTTCGGTTGAATACAAATACCGTATTATTGCGCAGTTTGCGCCTGCTGCGGCCCAAACAAAAGTGAGTATGCGTACCACTGCCGGTGGAAAATATGAATTGGTTAAATATGGGACAGCAACCTTTAATTATGAAGGAAAATCATACGCTCTGGATGTATTTGTAAACAACAACCTCCCTGAATTTCAGAGTGGAAGTCAACAGCTGTTTATCCCAATTACAGATCTTACATCAGGCAAAGAAACATCGGCTACAGGTCGTTATGTTCCGGTTGAAGCAGCAGCAAACGGGAGCATGGTCATTGATTTTAATTTAGCATTTAATCCTTACAATGCTTATAACAGCGCCATTTACAGCATAATACCGCCTGACAGCAATAATATGTCCATGTTGCTTGATTCAGGTGAACGCAAATATGAAGACAGGTAA
- a CDS encoding tetratricopeptide repeat protein, whose product MRRLMLTLIYSVLVLFNSAICSSADAQNNDIDSLFRMFELNNGNAIVFDKLDAAITGLFHNDTDKAMKLAGKMLGYARRSKNNYAEVKTMLNIGIAYDLKGNYKSALKQYNAALILAKSYKLKKLEGDIYNNFSITQAVIGNMEESVSNALKAMAIFEAENDSSRMAKIYNNLGSRYSEMGYLDEALSYYQKAALFNEKLNDQKKLAFNYGNIGLLLIEKKQSEKALEFFKKSMILQDTVSDKYNYAIVLHYLSLAYQQLAKFDLALKYEERSFELASEINDDLGKITSLNGLASINAQVGEKRRALQYYQLSAKIAEQIGARYYLINIYESIAAIYAELKLYREAFVFNEKYTDLKDSIMTSEKDKAVQKIKEYENQKTKQEIELLTKDSEIQKLKIRRQKILRNSISAVGILILMLAIGLLHRYRYVRKTRNELSEKNIIIHKEKERSDELLLNILPAETAEELKNSGKSAARHFEQVTVMFTDFKGFTFMAEKLSPQALVDEIDFCFRYFDQIMSKYQVEKIKTIGDAYMCAGGLPIPNTTNPHDVVMAAIEIQQFMEKLRAERKKENKLFFELRIGINTGPVVAGIVGTKKFQYDIWGDTVNVAARMESGGEVGKVNVSQSTYELIKDKFICKHRGEVEAKNKGAVHMYFVDGVRV is encoded by the coding sequence ATGAGAAGGTTAATGCTTACATTGATTTATTCTGTATTAGTACTGTTCAATTCTGCGATTTGCAGTAGTGCTGATGCACAAAACAATGATATAGATAGCCTTTTCAGGATGTTTGAACTGAACAATGGGAATGCTATAGTTTTTGATAAACTGGATGCTGCCATTACCGGATTATTTCATAACGATACTGATAAAGCCATGAAACTTGCCGGCAAAATGCTTGGTTATGCCCGCAGGTCGAAAAATAATTATGCTGAGGTAAAAACAATGCTAAACATAGGCATTGCCTATGATTTAAAAGGGAATTATAAGTCGGCATTAAAGCAGTACAATGCAGCTTTGATTTTAGCTAAAAGTTACAAGCTTAAGAAGCTTGAGGGAGATATATATAATAACTTCAGCATTACCCAGGCAGTGATCGGAAATATGGAAGAGTCGGTTTCCAATGCGTTAAAGGCTATGGCAATATTTGAAGCAGAGAACGACAGTTCGCGCATGGCTAAAATATACAATAACCTTGGTTCCAGATATTCCGAAATGGGGTATTTGGATGAAGCACTTTCGTACTACCAAAAAGCGGCCTTATTTAACGAAAAACTAAATGATCAAAAGAAGCTCGCTTTTAACTATGGCAATATTGGATTGCTGCTGATTGAAAAGAAACAAAGTGAGAAAGCCCTTGAGTTTTTCAAAAAATCAATGATTCTTCAGGATACAGTAAGTGATAAGTATAATTATGCCATTGTATTGCATTATCTGTCACTCGCTTATCAGCAACTGGCGAAATTTGACCTGGCTTTAAAATATGAAGAACGTTCCTTTGAACTGGCTTCTGAAATTAACGACGATTTGGGGAAAATAACCAGTTTAAACGGATTGGCTTCCATCAATGCTCAAGTGGGGGAAAAGAGACGAGCCCTGCAGTATTATCAGCTATCAGCTAAAATTGCAGAGCAAATTGGCGCACGATATTATCTGATTAATATTTATGAATCTATCGCCGCTATTTATGCTGAGTTAAAATTGTATCGGGAAGCCTTTGTCTTTAATGAAAAATATACCGACCTCAAGGATTCAATTATGACCAGTGAAAAAGATAAGGCTGTTCAAAAAATCAAAGAGTATGAAAATCAGAAAACAAAGCAGGAAATAGAATTGTTAACTAAAGATTCGGAGATTCAGAAACTGAAGATCAGGCGACAGAAAATTTTAAGAAATTCTATTTCAGCGGTTGGAATTTTGATTCTGATGCTTGCTATCGGTTTATTGCACAGGTACAGATATGTGCGCAAAACAAGAAATGAGCTTTCCGAAAAAAATATCATTATCCATAAGGAGAAAGAACGTTCAGACGAATTATTGCTGAATATTTTGCCTGCTGAAACCGCTGAAGAACTAAAGAATAGCGGAAAATCAGCAGCCCGGCATTTTGAACAGGTAACGGTGATGTTTACTGATTTCAAGGGGTTTACATTCATGGCCGAGAAATTGTCTCCTCAGGCCCTGGTTGATGAAATAGATTTTTGTTTTCGGTATTTTGATCAGATTATGTCTAAATATCAGGTCGAAAAGATTAAAACTATTGGCGATGCCTATATGTGTGCAGGCGGGTTGCCAATTCCCAATACGACAAATCCACATGATGTTGTGATGGCGGCCATAGAAATTCAGCAGTTTATGGAAAAGCTAAGGGCGGAGAGAAAAAAAGAGAATAAACTGTTTTTTGAATTAAGAATAGGAATTAATACCGGACCGGTTGTGGCCGGAATTGTTGGGACCAAGAAGTTTCAGTATGATATTTGGGGAGATACAGTAAATGTGGCAGCCCGCATGGAGTCGGGCGGAGAGGTTGGAAAAGTAAATGTTTCACAATCAACTTATGAATTGATTAAGGATAAATTTATTTGCAAGCACAGAGGTGAAGTTGAGGCCAAAAATAAAGGTGCAGTGCATATGTATTTTGTTGATGGTGTCAGAGTTTAA